The Labeo rohita strain BAU-BD-2019 chromosome 19, IGBB_LRoh.1.0, whole genome shotgun sequence genome window below encodes:
- the sfpq gene encoding splicing factor, proline- and glutamine-rich isoform X1: protein MSRDRSRNRGGFQHRGRGGMGMRGGMGNPNFRNQNQHPFQNRGPHMGGGFKPNQGNQLNQASTPQKPQESNQNKPVVQSPPAQGPGQAQPSNNKGPTPQQPAASPVQPKIQSPPPQNNVKTPDLGSPQNQARKNQPKPGMGNGQKPPVPVKKDTEQTTTTTPPQQQQQITKSEDDTQPEGLRATLSLLRKPGEKTYTQRCRLFIGNLPNDITDPEFRKLFAKYGEPSEIFINQSKGFGFIRLESRALAEVAKAELDDTPMKGRPLRVRFATHSAALSVRNLSPYVSNELLEEAFSQFGMVERAIVIVDDRGRSTGKGIVEFSSKPAARKALDRINDGVFLLTSAPRPIVVELLEQYDDEDGLPEKLAQKNPSYQKEREQPPRFARPGSFEFEYSQRWKSLDEMEKQQRQQVEKNIREAREKLEAEMEDAYHEHQANMLRQDLLRRQEELRRMEELHSQEMQKRKEMQLRQEEERRRREEEMMRQREIEEQMRRKREESYRMGGFMDNREREMRMNASGGLGLADMPFGSPSQKFPLAGMNFGDQGMGGPASGGMVPNEMRNERFAQGGPGGPRGMGAGNPGFGRVREEYDGSAKKPRF, encoded by the exons ATGTCTCGCGACCGGTCACGCAACCGTGGAGGATTCCAGCACCGAGGCCGCGGAGGAATGGGAATGCGTGGTGGCATGGGAAACCCTAACTTTAGAAATCAAAACCAGCATCCTTTTCAAAACCGTGGACCCCATATGGGTGGCGGATTTAAGCCGAATCAAGGAAACCAACTCAACCAGGCCTCTACACCGCAGAAACCGCAGGAATCCAATCAGAACAAGCCAGTGGTCCAGTCACCCCCGGCTCAAGGCCCTGGTCAGGCCCAGCCGAGCAACAACAAAGGCCCGACGCCGCAGCAGCCCGCCGCTAGCCCCGTTCAGCCGAAGATCCAGTCTCCACCGCCACAGAATAACGTGAAGACTCCGGACCTCGGTTCTCCACAGAACCAGGCCAGAAAGAACCAACCCAAACCTGGGATGGGAAATGGACAAAAACCGCCTGTTCCCGTGAAGAAAGACACGGAGCAGACGACGACGACGACACCAccacaacaacagcagcagatTACAAAGAGCGAGGACGACACTCAGCCTGAG GGATTGAGGGCAACACTGTCCTTGCTGCGAAAGCCCGGGGAGAAAACCTACACTCAACGTTGCCGTCTTTTTATTGGAAACCTACCAAACGACATTACTGATCCTGAATTCAGGAAACTGTTTGCAAAGTATGGGGAGCCCAGTGAGATTTTCATCAATCAAAGCAAAGGATTTGGATTTATCAGACTG gAATCCCGTGCCTTGGCCGAGGTTGCAAAGGCTGAGCTGGATGATACTCCGATGAAAGGCAGACCACTTAGAGTTCGTTTTGCCACTCATTCTGCTGCGCTTTCAGTGCGCAACTTGTCTCCATATGTGTCCAATGAGCTGTTGGAGGAAGCTTTCTCTCAGTTTGGAATGGTGGAAAGGGCTATAGTTATCGTAGATGACCGTGGCCGCTCAACAGGGAAGGGCATTGTTGAGTTTTCTTCAAAGCCAGCTGCACGGAAGGCCCTTGATCGGATCAATGATGGAGTGTTCCTTCTCACATC tGCTCCCCGTCCAATTGTGGTTGAATTGTTAGAGCAATACGACGATGAGGATGGTTTGCCAGAGAAACTTGCACAGAAGAACCCCAGTTATCAAAA GGAGCGAGAGCAGCCTCCTCGGTTCGCCCGTCCTGGCAGTTTTGAGTTTGAATACTCTCAGCGATGGAAGTCTCTTGATGAGATGGAGAAACAACAGCGGCAGCAAGTGGAGAAAAACATTCGTGAGGCCCGTGAGAAGCTGGAAGCAGAGATGGAAGATGCCTATCATGAGCATCAAGCAAACATGCTCAGACAGG accTTCTTAGACGTCAAGAGGAACTTCGTCGCATGGAAGAGTTGCACAGTCAGGAGATGCAGAAACGTAAAGAAATGCAGCTCAG GCAAGAAGAGGAACGCCGGAGGAGAGAGGAGGAGATGATGCGGCAGAGAGAAATTGAAGAACAAATGAGGCGCAAACGTGAGGAGTCTTACAGAATGGGCGGCTTTATGGATAAC AGAGAAAGGGAGATGAGGATGAATGCTAGTGGAGGTCTGGGGTTGGCTG aTATGCCGTTTGGGTCACCTAGCCAGAAGTTCCCATTGGCAGGAATGAATTTTGGGGACCAGGGAATGGGTGGACCAGCATCAGGGGGCATGGTGCCCAACGAAATG CGCAATGAGCGTTTCGCGCAAGGTGGCCCAGGGGGTCCAAGGGGCATGGGTGCTGGAAACCCAGGATTTGGCAGGGTCCGTGAGGAATATGACGGATCTGCCAAGAAGCCACGCTTCTGA
- the sfpq gene encoding splicing factor, proline- and glutamine-rich isoform X2: MSRDRSRNRGGFQHRGRGGMGMRGGMGNPNFRNQNQHPFQNRGPHMGGGFKPNQGNQLNQASTPQKPQESNQNKPVVQSPPAQGPGQAQPSNNKGPTPQQPAASPVQPKIQSPPPQNNVKTPDLGSPQNQARKNQPKPGMGNGQKPPVPVKKDTEQTTTTTPPQQQQQITKSEDDTQPEGLRATLSLLRKPGEKTYTQRCRLFIGNLPNDITDPEFRKLFAKYGEPSEIFINQSKGFGFIRLESRALAEVAKAELDDTPMKGRPLRVRFATHSAALSVRNLSPYVSNELLEEAFSQFGMVERAIVIVDDRGRSTGKGIVEFSSKPAARKALDRINDGVFLLTSAPRPIVVELLEQYDDEDGLPEKLAQKNPSYQKEREQPPRFARPGSFEFEYSQRWKSLDEMEKQQRQQVEKNIREAREKLEAEMEDAYHEHQANMLRQDLLRRQEELRRMEELHSQEMQKRKEMQLRQEEERRRREEEMMRQREIEEQMRRKREESYRMGGFMDNREREMRMNASGGLGLADMPFGSPSQKFPLAGMNFGDQGMGGPASGGMVPNEMGPQVIEGG; the protein is encoded by the exons ATGTCTCGCGACCGGTCACGCAACCGTGGAGGATTCCAGCACCGAGGCCGCGGAGGAATGGGAATGCGTGGTGGCATGGGAAACCCTAACTTTAGAAATCAAAACCAGCATCCTTTTCAAAACCGTGGACCCCATATGGGTGGCGGATTTAAGCCGAATCAAGGAAACCAACTCAACCAGGCCTCTACACCGCAGAAACCGCAGGAATCCAATCAGAACAAGCCAGTGGTCCAGTCACCCCCGGCTCAAGGCCCTGGTCAGGCCCAGCCGAGCAACAACAAAGGCCCGACGCCGCAGCAGCCCGCCGCTAGCCCCGTTCAGCCGAAGATCCAGTCTCCACCGCCACAGAATAACGTGAAGACTCCGGACCTCGGTTCTCCACAGAACCAGGCCAGAAAGAACCAACCCAAACCTGGGATGGGAAATGGACAAAAACCGCCTGTTCCCGTGAAGAAAGACACGGAGCAGACGACGACGACGACACCAccacaacaacagcagcagatTACAAAGAGCGAGGACGACACTCAGCCTGAG GGATTGAGGGCAACACTGTCCTTGCTGCGAAAGCCCGGGGAGAAAACCTACACTCAACGTTGCCGTCTTTTTATTGGAAACCTACCAAACGACATTACTGATCCTGAATTCAGGAAACTGTTTGCAAAGTATGGGGAGCCCAGTGAGATTTTCATCAATCAAAGCAAAGGATTTGGATTTATCAGACTG gAATCCCGTGCCTTGGCCGAGGTTGCAAAGGCTGAGCTGGATGATACTCCGATGAAAGGCAGACCACTTAGAGTTCGTTTTGCCACTCATTCTGCTGCGCTTTCAGTGCGCAACTTGTCTCCATATGTGTCCAATGAGCTGTTGGAGGAAGCTTTCTCTCAGTTTGGAATGGTGGAAAGGGCTATAGTTATCGTAGATGACCGTGGCCGCTCAACAGGGAAGGGCATTGTTGAGTTTTCTTCAAAGCCAGCTGCACGGAAGGCCCTTGATCGGATCAATGATGGAGTGTTCCTTCTCACATC tGCTCCCCGTCCAATTGTGGTTGAATTGTTAGAGCAATACGACGATGAGGATGGTTTGCCAGAGAAACTTGCACAGAAGAACCCCAGTTATCAAAA GGAGCGAGAGCAGCCTCCTCGGTTCGCCCGTCCTGGCAGTTTTGAGTTTGAATACTCTCAGCGATGGAAGTCTCTTGATGAGATGGAGAAACAACAGCGGCAGCAAGTGGAGAAAAACATTCGTGAGGCCCGTGAGAAGCTGGAAGCAGAGATGGAAGATGCCTATCATGAGCATCAAGCAAACATGCTCAGACAGG accTTCTTAGACGTCAAGAGGAACTTCGTCGCATGGAAGAGTTGCACAGTCAGGAGATGCAGAAACGTAAAGAAATGCAGCTCAG GCAAGAAGAGGAACGCCGGAGGAGAGAGGAGGAGATGATGCGGCAGAGAGAAATTGAAGAACAAATGAGGCGCAAACGTGAGGAGTCTTACAGAATGGGCGGCTTTATGGATAAC AGAGAAAGGGAGATGAGGATGAATGCTAGTGGAGGTCTGGGGTTGGCTG aTATGCCGTTTGGGTCACCTAGCCAGAAGTTCCCATTGGCAGGAATGAATTTTGGGGACCAGGGAATGGGTGGACCAGCATCAGGGGGCATGGTGCCCAACGAAATG